The DNA region GAGAAGAAGGAGCCCGAAGGCGGCAAGCCCAGCCCCGAGGGGACGGGCGGGGCGCTGGGGCGCGGGGTGGTGGAGGCCGGGGCGCACGGCGAGCCCCCCTCGGGCCGCAAGTCGGAGCCccccgcgctgccgcccgccggcCATGTGGCCCCCGTGTCGCCCTACAAGCCGGGCCACTCCGTGTTCCCCCTGCCGCCCTCCAGCATCGGCTACCACGGCTCCATCGTCGGCGCCTACGCCGGCTACCCGTCCCAGTTCGTGCCCGGGCTGGACCCCACCAAGCCGGGGCTGGTGGGCAGCCAGCTGCCGGGGGCGCTGGGGCTGCCGGGCAAACCGCCCAGCTCCAGCCCGCTCACCGGGGCCTCGCCGCCCTCCTTCATGCAGGGATTATGCCGGGACCCGTACTGCCTGAGCTACCACAGCGCCTCGCACCTGGGCTCCAGCAACTGCTCCAGCTGCGTGCACGACCCCGGCAGCCTCAAGAGCGGATACCCCTTGGTGTACCCCACGCACCCCCTGCACTCGGTGCACACCACGCTCTCCTCCAGCGGCACCCCCAGCCTGCCCGGCCACCCCCTCTACACCTACGGCTTCATGCTGCAGAACGACCCCCTGCCCCACATATGCAACTGGGTGTCTGCCAGCGGACCCTGCGACAAGAGGTTTGCCACCTCGGAGGAGCTGCTCACCCACCTACGGACCCACACGGCCCTGCCGGGGGCCGAGAAACTCTTGGCGGGTTACCCTACCTCCGGGCTGGGCTCCGCGGCCTCCTGCCACCTGCACCTCCCGCCTGCCGCCCCCGGGAGCCCCAACACCTTACCGGCCTCGCTCTCCTTGAGGAGCCCACACACTTTGGGACTAAACAGGTACCACCCCTACGGCAAGAGCCACTTGCCCACGGCCGGCGCCCTGCCCGTGCCCTCCTTGCCGGCTGCCGGACCTTACTACTCCCCGTACGCTCTCTACGGCCAAAGACTCACGTCAGCCTCGGCTTTGGGATATCAGTAAccggctcagccccagccccccgCGCCCTCCTTGGACTCTGTATTTATTACTGTATGTTAGCTTAAAGCTGGGAATATAAGTGCATTATACACCAATGAATCAATGGTATGCAAAAAAAGTCTGtgtcccaaaaaaaaaaaaaaataataacccgaaaaaaagaaaaaaaaaaaatcccctcttTACTTTGCAGGTGTGGGGCTTTGATTTTCCccttctgtttcttttgaatttttttttttccttccccttcttaATTTCCCCCGAGAAATTCTTGCATGACTCCTGCCACAcatggaaaagcaaaaaaaaaaaaaaaaaaaaggcattttcctccttcccttctgcGTTTATCGCTCTGGGATTCTGTTCTCTGCATTTGTAACTTgcagatgtaatttttttttgtaattttttccttatttttaatctttggggttttcaaaatttttttttccttttaaaaatttttgtggtttttttttttttttaattttcctccttttttttggtattttttttttctttttgcgcTGTGtccggggccggggggggctACACCGGTTGGGTGATGCTCACCCCAGGCCGTGCCCCGCCGGGGGCTGCAGGACCCCGCGTGTCCCCCCCTTATGTCGGTGGGGGGACCGGAGGAGCGGCGGGCGCAGCGGCAGGACCGGCGGCCCCGGGCGGGCGGACGAGCCCCGGTAAGTCTGATTTTGTTAATAAACGGCTCTTGGTTGTAACCCACGCTCTGGTCTCGTCTCGTCCCTGCCCGGGGGTCCGGCGGGGTCCCAGCACCATctagcggcggcggcggcggtacCGGAGGAGCcccgcggcagcggcggcaccGGAGGAGCCCCGGGTGCGCTCCTGGCGCGGCCCCGCGGGCTCCGCGCCCCCGTCCCCATCCCCGCGTGTTCGTGTCCCCAGGCGTGGCGGCGGAGGGAAGGTTCGAGAAGGCGTTTAGCGGGATCAGAGCGGTGATGCCCGCGGGTGCTCACCCCCTCCCGGGGTGCGGTTTTGGGGGCGCAGTTGTGTTCCGGATCTCGGTGCGGGGGGGTCCTGCTTGCTCCCGTTCCATCTTTGTGCGGGAGGAGGGTGATGGATGGCTCTGACATGGTCTGGCTCCATCCCCACCGTGCCggggggctctgcctgctccgTGCCCCAAGGAAGGCGCTCTCACTCCAGCTCTGGGAcccccggccaagctgcccctGCAAACCCTGCATGCCCCATTGCCCCACATCACTTATTCTTTTTCTGCCTCGTTCGTGTTGCATTTCAGTGAGTCACGCAATTAATCCCTGTTAATTGCCTTCTCGATGTTGCTTTATGCCCTGTGTTTAAATTCCTTTGTGTCCTTTGAGCTGAAAAATAACGCGCTGAGAACAGGGACTACTTTTGCCAAAGGGATTTTGAtttccctgcctgtgcctgagCGTGGCTGCGGGCGTGCGGCCGCTGGGAGGGCCCAGCTGGGGTTTCCTATGGCAGCAGGAGAGATTTGGTGGTCCAGGGGCCAGTTTGGCTCCATGCTGAGCTCCCCAAGGCTGGTTTAGGGCGTCTGTGGCTGCCCCTTGCCCTGTGTGGACGTGGCTGGGCTCTGGTTGTGGCCGTGCTGGTGTTGCTCCTTCCAGGTGGGATGTTTGCTGGatgagggctggggctggcacaggggggctTTGCTGTGGGTTTTTGCTCTGtcctgtgggcacagcaggaagaggGTGCCCGGCCCAGGCTGGTGCAGCCCCTCGGGTGtctcctgtgtccctgctggatGCTGAGCCCTGTGGCAGCAGATGCTGGCCATGGAGCAGGGTGCCACAGGCGGTGGGTAGAGCAGCTCCAATGTGTTCTCTGTGCTGGCATTGGAGGTACCCAGACCCCCTGGCGCTCGGGAGCATCACTTCTCCCTGGATGTGGCCCCCACTCCCCGCAGTGATGCCGCTTGGTGTCGGCCTCGCTCGGGCACTGCCAGTCCCCATCATAAATCCTGCCTGTGGCTTCGTGCTAGGGCCTGTCTCAGGTTCCTGCAGTGGAATTTTGTCCCACCAtgcccatccctggctgtggctgggcaCCTCGTGCCACGGGGTGGGAGGATGATGCCGCAGAGCCTCGAGGTGCGGTAGCCCGGTGCCGAAATCAGCGCACCCGGCACAGCTGCTCCGGGCTTTGGGGGCCGTGCCAGATCCCAACcatggagcagccagggcacagagcGAGGAGGTGCACAGCCTCATCCTGCCAGAGcctcctcccagagctgctgggcgaTCCCTCCTCACGGCAAAGCTCCATCCTCTCtctcccccaaaccctccccgtGCCAGGATGGTCCCTGCTCCAAAACGAGCCCGTGCGCCTTCCCttcacccacagcagggctgggtgctgcctGAATGAGTTCTGCTGTGCAGGAGGTTCCCTGAGGaatatttttcccctccctAAGGACTGCAGCAGCGGGGCCAGACCGTGTAAACACCGCGAGTATCATCTGATAGCGGCGGCACTCGGGCTGAGCTGCCGGGGAACAGTCGCGTTGCcaatatattaaataattcCCTGTGTAATGTATGCCCAGGTTATTGCGGAATTCATTTTATAATAAGAGCACTGGGATGCACTTTATTAATCATTCTGTCTAACAACCTGCACTCCACAGTTTCGGTTTGATTTGATTCAATCCTGTCTTTCTGCAAAATATATGGCTGAGTGGGTCGGATAATGTATGGCTTAATTTAGAGTTGTATGGGTTTGAATTACCATTTTCATAATGTGCTGTGCATTAATGTGTTGCATCATTTATACAGAAAAATGTGCCAGGTTTCAGACCTCTCCAGGAGGCAAAAGTCACCTAAAAGGGAACGcgaagagacagaaaaagacCTTTTCAaattcagctggggctgggaggacaCCAGTGGGTGTCAGACGTGGGGACAGCAGttttggggctgtgctggtggctccTTTCCCCgtggcacagcagcaccttcTCCAGCTCACCCCGAGCTGCCGGGGACCCGCAGCGCTTGACTCGCCGGTGACCCCGGTGCCGCCGAAGTCGCGCCCACCGTCACTCGCGAGGAAAAAACTCTGATTATCCAAATACAGTCATTAAAGGGGAAATGTGTTTTTAGGACTGTCAGAGTGATTAATGAGGGTTAGCAATCCTTGCAAATGCACTTGTTTAGTCTAACTGGCAGCCTCTCCTTTCCTATTGATTTATGGTGGCAGTTGCCGGGGCCGCAGTGTGTGTGGAAGGAGCGGGGCTGCACCGGGGCACGGCGAGGGGCCCGGCCAAGCAGCACGGCACGCTCTGCTGTGCCCGAGGCAGCTGAACAAAGGCAACATTATCCCCTGTGCCGGGGAAGGAATGACTTGGACGCACACGCCGAGCCGCTCCGCGTGCCTTATAAATATCCCCGTCTGTGAAGGCCGAAGCCCAGCTGACCACAGCCATGCTGTCCGCCCAATAAATGCGTGAATGAAAGAGCCAGGCCctattttttcttgttgttttccttcctctcctgcaCAAAAATCCCCGATGTCTTTTAGGTGATGCAGAGGTGGCTGCCCGCAGACGTACAAGGCGTTTCAGAGTCCGGAGCGGAGCGCGGCGTCCTcgagggctggagcctgcccaAGGGGTCAGGTCGGGATGCAGAGCCATGGTGGGTGGATGAGAAGTTCCTCAGCTGCataaagcagcttttctttccaCGTGAGCACTGGTGGAAGCCACGGAGAACATGGGCTCTGTTTGTCCTGCAAGCCAGAGTGGCGTGGACACCTCCTGTCcccccagcagcatccccgTGCCCAGCCTGGGGTCAGGGCTTTGCTTTGGGGCACACTTGGTGCTGCATGAGCTGAGAGCAGACCTGGAGGGACAGAGCCGTGCTTGGAGGTGGCAGTGGAGgtcctgtgccaggctgtgagctggagctctgcagcaggagcagctgagcgGTGACAcggagcagccagggcagcgcCAAGGTGtggagctgtgtgtgcccaCCAGAGCCCCAcgctgctctgctgtggggcCACCTCCAGCCACTCCAAGCAGTGGGACAGCACAAGTGACAAGAGGCTGGACGAGGTGAGTGGAGAAGGACAAACACCTCAAGGCACCAAAGCCAGAAGAGTGTGGGAAGCAGCCGGGGCACTGCAGTGGTCAGGAATGCCACAGATGGGAGTGGACTTTCCTCTGGCTCTGGATAACggctgaagagctgctgctgcctctgccctggCCATGGATTGGTGTGTGCTGCAaatcctccagcagctctggttcCAGCTTCGGCAGTGACACGCTGACGTGATCCTCACCACACCAGGACGCCCGGCCTTGGCTGGTCACCAGTGACCCACGGGAGGTCCCCAGTGTGACCACAGCCATGGTTTCCCTCTTGTGCAGAGTGACAGTCCAGCACAGGGCCCTGGCAGGTGACAAAGCCCTGGGGCCGCGGCCGTTTCCTCGCACAGGTTGACACAGGAATGTGGCAGCGATCCTGCTCGTTGTTCCTGCAGGCCGGGTCACTGTCACCCTCTGTTTATTGTGGTGACAAACTGAGGAGTGCTGATCCTGACACACCAACACTTCAGCTGAAGCTCCCTGGAGAGCAGGGGAGGGCGCTCAGCTGACAGCTCCGTGCACCGAGCAGGGTCCTGGAGCCTGAGTCCCAATAACACAGAATTGACACAGAATTGACACAGAATTGACACAGATTTACACAGAATTTACACAGATTTACACAGACCCCTGTGTTTTCTGAAGGTGCTTATGGAAACCTCCGGGAGCAGCTTTGCCATGACTTCATCCCACCTTCCAGCGTGGTGCAGGGAGACAGGACAGGAGGATGTGACCCACAAGGGAGGTGCCTTTGCCAAAGGTGACGGTGGAACGCTGACCCTGTGCTGTCAGAGCTGGCCCCAAcgagctgagcagagctggacagGACACCCAACACTGTGCAGGGTGCAACGTGACCTCTTCCAACACCTTGTGGTCCCAAAATTCATGGATCACCCCTCCTGACCTGGCAAAATTTGGAAGGAGATGAAGGATGCAGCATCCTGGGCATCTGGTGGCTTCTGACAGACCCTTCCTACAGACACCTCAGTGGAACAGAGAACCAAAATGGCCTTTTTTGTGTCCCCCACAGCTGCAAAGGTGCCCACCACAGCACCACTGGTGCATCCCTGGGAgagggagatgctgctgcaCCAAAGAAGATGGGGAACAGTGGGAGCCTCAGGTCCTGGTGCCACctctccatgagcagctcctgcaggaggggTGGCTGGGGGGGTCTGAGAgagaaggacaggacagagaTGGGGACTGTTAAAGATCTTTCTTGCTGAACCCTCGCCGTCTTCTCTGCACCCAAAAGATTTGctgtgttttccctctctggatgAGAAGGATGGGGCTGCTCATCACTGAGGATGGCATCCAGGCCaggagctctgctcctgtgggCAGAGCTCCTATCAAAGGGACTCCTGGTTTCTGCTGGAGCAGTGTTGCctttatggggttttgttttgttcccaTTCCCTGCACAATCCCAGTAACATCCAACGGGCTGGAGAAGGACAGTGCCCCTCAGAGGTGAGAAGAGCCCTGTTCTGGGCAGAATGGAAATGGAGCCAAAAGCCTTTCCTTGCTTCTGGGGTTCCCACAGTCTCTGGGACTCtgcttgggttttgttttgggaacagctgggacggatggggctggctgggtgcctgctcctctggctgcagggatgtgctctgtccccattgctgctgctcctcgATAATTCCCAAGCTTTTCCAcgttgctgtgctgtgtcctgcagcactggggcagctcgGGGGGGTCCTACCTAGGGAACAGCACAAGGGGAGCACCAGGATCCGGCACCTCTGAGTGGGATGTCCTGGTGTGGGGCAgaccctgagccctcctggctgtggggAAACCCCTTGGGACACTGGGACTGTCCCTTGTGGCACTGGGACTGTCCCTTGTGGTACTGGGACTGTCCCTTGGGGCACTGAGACTGTCCTGACAGGTTTGGGGACTGGCTCTGACCACTGGGGCAGCTCAGGGGGGGGTCCTACCTAGGGAGCAGCCCAAGGGGAGCACCAGGATCAGGCACCTCTCGTGATTTTGGGATGTCCTGGTGTGGGGCAgaccctgagccctcctggccatggggaAACCCCTTGGGGCACTGGGACTgtcctgctgggtttggggtctgggtctgagcactggggcagctcGTGAGGGTCCTACCCAGCCCAAGGGGAGCACCAggatccagcagctctcatgATTTTGGGATGTCCTGATGTGGGGCAGACCCTGAGCCCTCTTGGCTGTGGGGGGCACTGGGACTgctctgctgggtttggggacTGGCTGTGAGCACTGGGGTGTGCACAGCACCCACATGCTGCAGGTGAGTCTGGGGGAGAtgggagccagggcagggctggcagctccagcagagcacagggagagctCAACACCACAACCAGGAGTGGGCAGTGGGCACAGCCCCCCACCTTTAATCACACCCCAGATGGTCACAAGCCCCAGGGCAGCCATGGGCTTGGGGGGACAGATCTCTGGGTGTTGTGTCCCTGGGGCCAGCACGGTGCCAGGGATGCTGCCCCTGCTCATCCCTGTGgccctgcccttctcctgccaccAGGAGCGGCCCTTTCATCTCTGGGGGAGGTACAAATGGAGCTGTCAGATGCCATCAGCCCCGTGATATGACAGGCTGTGGGGCCGGGGCCCCTCGAACAGAGCAGCCTTGTCTGTCAGAGCCGCCTGACACTCCCCATAATGGCCAGATGGATGAGACTCTGAAAGTAGGGCCCGGCGCGTTTTCAACTCTATTTTGGGTGAAAACACTTCTTGAAAGATCTTGAAAGGAGCTGGCAGTTTAGTAGTTCAGATGATTAATGAGCACTGGCTCTGGCGGGTGGATTTCTCGAGCcgtgccagcagctgggctgctccagcgGGCCAAGACACGCCGAGCTCCCCCCGGCCCCCCTGGCCTTCCCGGAAATGACACCGAGGCGACAGGCCCTGCATATGGAAAAAGTTAAATATAAATTACTGCTGAAAGaggccgagccgagccgagttAGTTAAAGATGTTTATGGATTCAGAAACACGGGCCTGCATATGTATTTAGGGATGACAAATGTGATTCAATAAGTCAGGAATTTCTCCGTGGGCTGAGGCGGGACCCgcgcggcgcgggcgctgctcTGGGCTCGGCAGCTCCGTGCCATAAATCCTGCAGGCAGGCTCCTCGCTCCTCCCCGGCCTGCTTGGGGTTGATTCTCGCCTTTTCCCTGCAGCTCACCAAGTCACAGAAGATCCCAAACCGTGtttgggagcagccctgcttcCTCCATGCGTTTGGGGGCATTGGGAATACccatgggggcactgggggccacGCCGCCACCAGTGGCAGGcacgtccctgtccctgggctctgtgtcccccccagagctgctctgggagcagccaggccctTCAGGACTGCCAGCAGATGATCAACGACCGACAGCTCCGGAGCAAGTTTGGGGTTTGACCTGGTGCTTAAGGAGTTCAGCCCTAattctgcagccccttcacgtggggcacctggggggcaccCACCCAAAGTGCCgcctgttcctgctgctcttgggGTGCACCACAACAAACCGAAGCAGGAAACCCCTAAATTAAACTCCAGCTGTTGTGGTGGGGGCCTGGCACGGATGACAGGTCCATGGTGGGGGATGCTGGATTTGGATTTAGGGTGACAATCCCCAGCAGACCTGCAGCAATGGGCAGTGCAGGAGCCACCCCCTTGGCTCCCCTCATCCCACACCTCTGGGAGGCTCAGAGGGAA from Agelaius phoeniceus isolate bAgePho1 chromosome 30, bAgePho1.hap1, whole genome shotgun sequence includes:
- the ZNF703 gene encoding zinc finger protein 703 — encoded protein: MSGAPGGPRPRTPPSRGAAAAPSPRPPPADPLRQASRLPIRVLKMLSAHGGHLLHPEYLQPLSSTPVSPIELDAKKSPLALLAQTCSQIGKPDPPPSSKLNAVAAAAPAADKEPSARPAALKPPGSGDAPAEDKSSFKPYSKGGGEPRKEGGADKAGFRVPSAACPPFPPHAAASSPGGSRGASPQHPEPKGAEEKKEPEGGKPSPEGTGGALGRGVVEAGAHGEPPSGRKSEPPALPPAGHVAPVSPYKPGHSVFPLPPSSIGYHGSIVGAYAGYPSQFVPGLDPTKPGLVGSQLPGALGLPGKPPSSSPLTGASPPSFMQGLCRDPYCLSYHSASHLGSSNCSSCVHDPGSLKSGYPLVYPTHPLHSVHTTLSSSGTPSLPGHPLYTYGFMLQNDPLPHICNWVSASGPCDKRFATSEELLTHLRTHTALPGAEKLLAGYPTSGLGSAASCHLHLPPAAPGSPNTLPASLSLRSPHTLGLNRYHPYGKSHLPTAGALPVPSLPAAGPYYSPYALYGQRLTSASALGYQ